Proteins encoded by one window of Bacillus rossius redtenbacheri isolate Brsri chromosome 3, Brsri_v3, whole genome shotgun sequence:
- the LOC134530744 gene encoding splicing factor 3B subunit 2 isoform X2, translating into MENASEEPPLQQRIQQQQMMIEHQRQEELLRLQQTALVEKQREDQERQMMQRRQDEELYRLQQEALMEKQREEGAMRMNMSGPPHTSVPPPPPAMSMPGPPGQMLPPGVDVSAPPPTGMTAVPPLAAPPPQMRVPPPPAVAMPPPPGMEPMAMGPPPSMGPGPSGIEPEVDGEPKPPQVLMSPEMSEEMMDVKLPIALEQALAFKTQRARQVGVAPEDLDSLGDHKNIPEPPPAPVISRSGLDSIYDMDDDDDDEPVSSRGSGHQAEKEKKNRRKKKKKKRARHQQKLEEKNNEKLRKKTSETAENEPEVEIEYIQETLGIHELEPMYRQFARIFETFRISEPVKVEENAPKEPVKEPVREPLEFKKVPKLEDEYDDDLDEDEKKQEAGKTKLSKRKLKRLTRLSVAELKQLVGRPDVVEMHDVTARDPKLLVQLKAHRNTVPVPRHWCFKRKYLQGKRGIEKPPFDLPDFIKKTGIMEMRAALQEKEDQRTLKAKMRERARPKLGKIDIDYQKLHDAFFKWQTKPRMSIHGDLYYEGKEFETRLKEKKPGDLSDELRTALGMPTGLSAHKVPPPWLIAMQRYGPPPSYPNLKIAGLNAPIPEGCSFGYHAGGWGKPPVDETGRPLYGDVFGLTGQDQQMNSADEEVDRSIWGELESESEEESEEEEEDDDEEGGGKEDETGLVTPAEGLITPSGITSIPAGMETPEIIELRKRKIESEMEGGETPALYQVLPEKRLDRVGGAMMASTHIYDMAGGTGVPAGAAPPRRVGPEGGGTVELALDPSELDLVDTEAMAVRYEQQIREQQSQLQKEDLSDMLADHVARQKNKRKQRQQHQDNKQAKKYKEFKF; encoded by the exons ACAGCGCTGGTGGAGAAGCAGCGAGAGGACCAGGAGCGACAGATGATGCAGAGACGACAGGATGAGGAGTTGTACCGTCTGCAGCAGGAAGCACTCATGGAGAAGCAGAGAGAGGAGGGAGCTATGAGAATG AACATGAGCGGGCCGCCACACACGTCCGTGCCCCCTCCACCACCTGCCATGTCTATGCCTGGGCCACCGGGGCAGATGCTGCCCCCAGGCGTCGACGTGTCGGCCCCTCCCCCGACCGGCATGACCGCGGTGCCCCCCTTGGCCGCACCCCCGCCGCAGATGAGGGTCCCCCCACCACCTGCCGTCGCCATGCCGCCTCCGCCCGGGATGGAG CCAATGGCAATGGGACCACCACCCTCTATGGGGCCAGGTCCATCTGGTATTGAGCCGGAGGTTGATGGAGAACCGAAGCCTCCCCAAGTCTTGATGTCGCCGGAAATGTCCGAAGAAATGATGGACGTCAAGCTGCCCATAGCTCTTGAGCAAGCTCTTGCATTCAAGACCCAGAGGGCAAGGCAGGTTGGCGTTGCACCGGAGGATCTCGACTCGTTAG GTGATCACAAAAACATACCAGAACCACCTCCAGCCCCTGTCATCAGTCGTTCAGGCCTTGACAGTATCTATGACATGGATGACGACGACGATGATGAACCTGTATCATCTCGTGGCTCGGGCCATCAGGCTGAAAAGGAAAAGAAGAACAGGcgtaagaagaagaaaaagaagcgcGCCCGTCACCAACAGAAACTAGAAGAGAAAAATAATGAAAAGCTAAGGAAGAAAACGTCAGAGACTGCAGAGAACGAACCAGAAGTTGAAATCGA ATACATTCAAGAGACGCTGGGTATTCATGAATTGGAGCCAATGTATCGTCAGTTTGCCCGTATATTCGAAACATTCCGAATCTCTGAGCCAGTGAAGGTAGAAGAAAATGCTCCAAAGGAGCCAGTGAAGGAACCTGTCCGAGAGCCTCTTGAATTCAAGAAAGTTCCCAAGCTGGAAGATGAATACGATGATGATTTAGATGAAGATGAA AAGAAGCAGGAGGCGGGGAAGACCAAGTTGTCGAAGCGCAAGCTGAAGAGGCTGACGCGCCTGAGCGTGGCGGAGCTGAAGCAGCTGGTGGGCCGCCCCGACGTGGTGGAGATGCACGACGTGACGGCCCGCGACCCCAAGCTGCTGGTGCAGCTCAAGGCCCACAGGAACACCGTGCCCGTGCCGCGCCACTGGTGCTTCAAGAGGAAG TATCTGCAAGGAAAGCGAGGTATAGAGAAGCCTCCGTTCGACCTGCCGGACTTCATCAAGAAGACCGGCATCATGGAGATGCGCGCTGCTCTGCAAGAGAAAGAGGACCAGCGCACTCTCAAGGCCAAGATGAGGGAGCGAGCCCGACCTAAACTTGGCAAGATAGACATCGACTACCAGAAGCTGCACGATGCCTTTTTCAA GTGGCAGACCAAACCTCGAATGTCCATCCACGGGGACTTGTACTACGAGGGCAAGGAGTTTGAGACGCGGCTGAAAGAGAAGAAGCCCGGCGACTTGTCGGACGAGCTGCGCACTGCCCTGGGGATGCCGACGGGCCTGAGCGCACACAAGGTACCCCCGCCGTGGCTCATCGCCATGCAGCGGTACGGACCTCCCCCGTCCTACCCCAACCTCAAGATTGCCGGCCTGAACGCTCCCATCCCGGAAGGATGTTCTTTCGGCTACCACGCCGGTGGGTGGGGCAAGCCCCCGGTGGATGAGACGGGACGACCTCTGTACGGAGACGTGTTCGGTTTGACAGGACAAGACCAGCAG ATGAACAGTGCCGATGAAGAAGTCGATCGCTCAATCTGGGGTGAGCTCGAGTCCGAGTCAGAAGAGGAGAGTGAAGAGGAAGAAGAGGATGATGATGAAGAAGGAGGAGGAAAGGAGGATGAGACAGGGTTGGTCACTCCAGCAGAAGGGCTCATCACTCCCTCTGGCATAACATCAATTCCTGCAGGCATGGAGACACCAGAGATCATCGAACTGCGTAAGAGGAAGATTGAAAGTGAGATGGAAGG GGGAGAGACGCCCGCCCTGTACCAAGTGCTGCCGGAGAAGAGGCTGGACCGCGTGGGCGGTGCGATGATGGCCTCCACGCACATCTACGACATGGCAGGCGGCACGGGGGTCCCGGCGGGGGCGGCCCCCCCGCGGCGCGTGGGCCCCGAGGGCGGGGGCACGGTGGAGCTGGCCCTGGACCCCTCGGAGCTGGACCTGGTGGACACGGAGGCCATGGCCGTGCGCTACGAGCAGCAGATTCGCGAGCAGCAGTCGCAGCTGCAGAAGGAGGATCTGTCGGACATGCTGGCAGACCATGTCGCTCGCCAGAAG AACAAAAGAAAGCAACGCCAGCAGCATCAAGACAACAAGCaagcaaaaaaatacaaagaattcAAGTTTTAA
- the LOC134530744 gene encoding splicing factor 3B subunit 2 isoform X1 → MENASEEPPQSVSAPQLQQRIQQQQMMIEHQRQEELLRLQQTALVEKQREDQERQMMQRRQDEELYRLQQEALMEKQREEGAMRMNMSGPPHTSVPPPPPAMSMPGPPGQMLPPGVDVSAPPPTGMTAVPPLAAPPPQMRVPPPPAVAMPPPPGMEPMAMGPPPSMGPGPSGIEPEVDGEPKPPQVLMSPEMSEEMMDVKLPIALEQALAFKTQRARQVGVAPEDLDSLGDHKNIPEPPPAPVISRSGLDSIYDMDDDDDDEPVSSRGSGHQAEKEKKNRRKKKKKKRARHQQKLEEKNNEKLRKKTSETAENEPEVEIEYIQETLGIHELEPMYRQFARIFETFRISEPVKVEENAPKEPVKEPVREPLEFKKVPKLEDEYDDDLDEDEKKQEAGKTKLSKRKLKRLTRLSVAELKQLVGRPDVVEMHDVTARDPKLLVQLKAHRNTVPVPRHWCFKRKYLQGKRGIEKPPFDLPDFIKKTGIMEMRAALQEKEDQRTLKAKMRERARPKLGKIDIDYQKLHDAFFKWQTKPRMSIHGDLYYEGKEFETRLKEKKPGDLSDELRTALGMPTGLSAHKVPPPWLIAMQRYGPPPSYPNLKIAGLNAPIPEGCSFGYHAGGWGKPPVDETGRPLYGDVFGLTGQDQQMNSADEEVDRSIWGELESESEEESEEEEEDDDEEGGGKEDETGLVTPAEGLITPSGITSIPAGMETPEIIELRKRKIESEMEGGETPALYQVLPEKRLDRVGGAMMASTHIYDMAGGTGVPAGAAPPRRVGPEGGGTVELALDPSELDLVDTEAMAVRYEQQIREQQSQLQKEDLSDMLADHVARQKNKRKQRQQHQDNKQAKKYKEFKF, encoded by the exons ACAGCGCTGGTGGAGAAGCAGCGAGAGGACCAGGAGCGACAGATGATGCAGAGACGACAGGATGAGGAGTTGTACCGTCTGCAGCAGGAAGCACTCATGGAGAAGCAGAGAGAGGAGGGAGCTATGAGAATG AACATGAGCGGGCCGCCACACACGTCCGTGCCCCCTCCACCACCTGCCATGTCTATGCCTGGGCCACCGGGGCAGATGCTGCCCCCAGGCGTCGACGTGTCGGCCCCTCCCCCGACCGGCATGACCGCGGTGCCCCCCTTGGCCGCACCCCCGCCGCAGATGAGGGTCCCCCCACCACCTGCCGTCGCCATGCCGCCTCCGCCCGGGATGGAG CCAATGGCAATGGGACCACCACCCTCTATGGGGCCAGGTCCATCTGGTATTGAGCCGGAGGTTGATGGAGAACCGAAGCCTCCCCAAGTCTTGATGTCGCCGGAAATGTCCGAAGAAATGATGGACGTCAAGCTGCCCATAGCTCTTGAGCAAGCTCTTGCATTCAAGACCCAGAGGGCAAGGCAGGTTGGCGTTGCACCGGAGGATCTCGACTCGTTAG GTGATCACAAAAACATACCAGAACCACCTCCAGCCCCTGTCATCAGTCGTTCAGGCCTTGACAGTATCTATGACATGGATGACGACGACGATGATGAACCTGTATCATCTCGTGGCTCGGGCCATCAGGCTGAAAAGGAAAAGAAGAACAGGcgtaagaagaagaaaaagaagcgcGCCCGTCACCAACAGAAACTAGAAGAGAAAAATAATGAAAAGCTAAGGAAGAAAACGTCAGAGACTGCAGAGAACGAACCAGAAGTTGAAATCGA ATACATTCAAGAGACGCTGGGTATTCATGAATTGGAGCCAATGTATCGTCAGTTTGCCCGTATATTCGAAACATTCCGAATCTCTGAGCCAGTGAAGGTAGAAGAAAATGCTCCAAAGGAGCCAGTGAAGGAACCTGTCCGAGAGCCTCTTGAATTCAAGAAAGTTCCCAAGCTGGAAGATGAATACGATGATGATTTAGATGAAGATGAA AAGAAGCAGGAGGCGGGGAAGACCAAGTTGTCGAAGCGCAAGCTGAAGAGGCTGACGCGCCTGAGCGTGGCGGAGCTGAAGCAGCTGGTGGGCCGCCCCGACGTGGTGGAGATGCACGACGTGACGGCCCGCGACCCCAAGCTGCTGGTGCAGCTCAAGGCCCACAGGAACACCGTGCCCGTGCCGCGCCACTGGTGCTTCAAGAGGAAG TATCTGCAAGGAAAGCGAGGTATAGAGAAGCCTCCGTTCGACCTGCCGGACTTCATCAAGAAGACCGGCATCATGGAGATGCGCGCTGCTCTGCAAGAGAAAGAGGACCAGCGCACTCTCAAGGCCAAGATGAGGGAGCGAGCCCGACCTAAACTTGGCAAGATAGACATCGACTACCAGAAGCTGCACGATGCCTTTTTCAA GTGGCAGACCAAACCTCGAATGTCCATCCACGGGGACTTGTACTACGAGGGCAAGGAGTTTGAGACGCGGCTGAAAGAGAAGAAGCCCGGCGACTTGTCGGACGAGCTGCGCACTGCCCTGGGGATGCCGACGGGCCTGAGCGCACACAAGGTACCCCCGCCGTGGCTCATCGCCATGCAGCGGTACGGACCTCCCCCGTCCTACCCCAACCTCAAGATTGCCGGCCTGAACGCTCCCATCCCGGAAGGATGTTCTTTCGGCTACCACGCCGGTGGGTGGGGCAAGCCCCCGGTGGATGAGACGGGACGACCTCTGTACGGAGACGTGTTCGGTTTGACAGGACAAGACCAGCAG ATGAACAGTGCCGATGAAGAAGTCGATCGCTCAATCTGGGGTGAGCTCGAGTCCGAGTCAGAAGAGGAGAGTGAAGAGGAAGAAGAGGATGATGATGAAGAAGGAGGAGGAAAGGAGGATGAGACAGGGTTGGTCACTCCAGCAGAAGGGCTCATCACTCCCTCTGGCATAACATCAATTCCTGCAGGCATGGAGACACCAGAGATCATCGAACTGCGTAAGAGGAAGATTGAAAGTGAGATGGAAGG GGGAGAGACGCCCGCCCTGTACCAAGTGCTGCCGGAGAAGAGGCTGGACCGCGTGGGCGGTGCGATGATGGCCTCCACGCACATCTACGACATGGCAGGCGGCACGGGGGTCCCGGCGGGGGCGGCCCCCCCGCGGCGCGTGGGCCCCGAGGGCGGGGGCACGGTGGAGCTGGCCCTGGACCCCTCGGAGCTGGACCTGGTGGACACGGAGGCCATGGCCGTGCGCTACGAGCAGCAGATTCGCGAGCAGCAGTCGCAGCTGCAGAAGGAGGATCTGTCGGACATGCTGGCAGACCATGTCGCTCGCCAGAAG AACAAAAGAAAGCAACGCCAGCAGCATCAAGACAACAAGCaagcaaaaaaatacaaagaattcAAGTTTTAA